The Rosa chinensis cultivar Old Blush chromosome 7, RchiOBHm-V2, whole genome shotgun sequence DNA segment GCGGCGTGTGTGAAGCACGCGGCGCGTGTGATGGTGGAGAAGGGGGTGAAGGGGAGCATAGTGTGCACGGCGAGCCTTTTGGCTGACTGCGGGTCGGAGAGCTTGACGGACTACACAATGTCGAAGCATGCGGTGCTGGGGCTGGTGAGGTCGGCGAGCGTGCAGCTGGCGCCGCTTGGTGTGCGCGTGAACTGCGTGTCGCCTGGTTTTGTGGGGACGCCGATGGTGGCGGAGGCTTTTAAGATTGGGGCGGAAGAGCTGAAGGAGATGATGGCAGCGGTTTATATCGGAAGCGATGGGCCGCTGATGGAGAAACATGTGGCGGATGCGGTGGTGTTTTTGGCGTCGGAGGACTCGGCGTTTGTCAACGGCCATAATTTGGTGGTTGATGGTGGAGTTGGCCTCAAATCCTTATCATTATTGAAACCATGATCTACTTGAGTTGCATCTCAGCTCGGTCACTATTGAGTGCTAGTCGTGTACGTACTTTTCTGGAAAACCTACATGGAAAGAGTTTTGCCTCTTTGTAATAGGAATAAATCAGACGCGGTTGTCTTCACTCTTTGATTTTGGTGTATCTCGGTGTTGACCGGTGGAATTCATCCCCTTCTTCTGCCAATTGTTGTTTCAGTTTTTAACTGCTAACAAATTGAGTAGAGGTGAATTACTTTAATTTGAATCTTCAAGTTGCTGTTAAGCACCATCATGCAATTGTAGACCTCTGACATCAAATCTGGGTTGTTACTTGTTAGAGGCAGTGCTATTATAATTAGTCAAAAGTATGGTTTGTTAATGCTAGTAGTATTGAAACAACTCTGTgtaaaaaatcaaaagaaaaaacaattgcACGAATAAATTGAACTCGACTAAAGTTGAGCTTAATACACACACATAAAAGACACGAATTAATTCACTTCGTTACATGGTAATGAGCTtcgttacacacacacacacacacacacacacacaaaagacATAAATTAATTCACCATTTTGATTACAAAAGTTTGTATAAACTTGGAGTTTTACTTGTAAAGTAATGAGTTCTTATAAATAAGGCATTGACATGTAAAGTAATGAGTTCTtatatgacaggacccgcccctgaaatctgaagtggccctgtggggcccacattaaaagaaattatacaaaaaatttggcagaactttccttaaaaatggactacccaaaacctatagATATTTTtttacacttctaaaccatccatccttattctcctagaaccaccctgctccctaaatcacaacattctccaattcacattacacaaatctcaacttaataacattaatcccacaggttatcagagcaattctaaaacaaaggTATACTAGAATAAAAAGTAAAAGGTGTAACGGATCGATAGATTCTACAATACGGtagcagtgacaactatgcctcaactctaTGTACGCCTGAtctcaactaatctagcctgcaaactgggcatttgaaaccaaagggcccaagggaaaagtattgaaaacacgttagagtgagtggacaaaaattaCTAATCAAATAAGCTttgatactttcccacatttattcctttaaaaactcgatgcatgcaacaatggtAAAACATTTATCTTTAAAATCGAGAACCTCGTAAAGACaagccagccccgctggttaagggaaatcgaactagccccgctagtcaaaaataatataataagtaggggaagatgatagccatacgagtgagcctcccaggctcgggtgatagtctcccaggctaaagtactcccatatactcctgtatatacccttacgccactatgtgtggCGATTAGGATACTAGGCTTCAgtattactgtcacaaagacagtaaccagcgccacaaaggcggacgggcttcCGCGATCCCATCACGTCGCCACAAAGGCAGACTCAATGGTAGCATGATAAAATCACCCCAAAGTATGGCACAAGAAAATATATTCGAaaatccagtaaatccataaatacataaggcttcccccatCTCTTGCAAATGAATTTctaacgacgtgtcccacacgctaagataatctcaagttcaaaataaataggcgagaaataataataaaacataatctccgtaaaccgaaacaaaaccaattccaaaatcatcatcaaggcattcccaatgccaaaactaaaagtcgataaataaataagaaatataactcaatcgaaatcccatttcgaaaatcttttaaaaatctcaaatcgacgaatagaaatataattaaatagtataaatccggaaatcacctaGGAAATAAATAATTAGTCAAATAATgttataaatcataaccaacttcggaaacaaatcattattgaaagtaaTTCCACGAGCTAAAGCGAAATCGATCTCCGAAATTAAATCATATGCTtgaaatgtaatatgataaataactagagcattactttaagaaataaatacatgcatcattatttaaaaacaaaagtccactcacagtactatttaggcgaccaagCATAAGGGCTCCTTCACTAAGTAGTAATTCCATACGTCACCCTGCACAATTATAAtccataaacaaataaatataggGTGGAAATTTAATTTACGATAATTAAAATCGAATTCCTAAACGTCTCCTTTAAtcataactctttcaattcTCCTTGATATccatccaaacttcaccaataatttatattcatcgatttacaatttctaaagcaaatttgaaagaaatctgactgtcggattctcgtaaatcgataatcgaaattgaaaatttcataaatttatAATCGATTCAAAAGTCCTCAtatcttcaccaaacttcacatatatactatacaataattataagatttaataggctaaaaatcAAAGTTAGAAAACAACCCTACGCGCCTCCACctgccacctacagtggcggcgcgtggggttcACGCACcacggccaccacctccgatggccactaAATTTCATGTACAACATCGTCTCAATATTTTGAACAACTCTCTCAACTATggcaaagtcagaaaatacctctaagtggccgaacaattaagcaatccgaagtacagtgaaattttccaattatgctttcatCCTCCATGCTTCGATTCTCGGCAAAAGCTTTGGATGATCTACGTCTTAAGTCGCTTTTGATCGGCCAAGTTTGGCCGGTTTTGGTGGCCTGAATTTGGAGAACTCAGCGTTGACCCAttttgctacagtaaactttaAGCCCGTGGATCCTCGTTTTCTAGTCACGGCATGGTGTTCCACCACCATAGGCGACTTGACGGAAGGGAGAGGAAGCGAATGGTGGCCGTGGCTCGTCCCCAAGTGGTCGGATGGCTGAGTTGCAGAGGTGAgccaaagagagagagaaagagccaagggagggaggagagagagagagagaaatggaagTTACAGGGCTCCAAtagtaaaaatttcaaatttatactatttaccatgaacagtaacttccacattgTAGGCTATAACTTTTGCaaacgaactccgatttttacgtaccatacATGCACGCGCTcgatttaacgtcctctaccactttcatgaagaacatttcctcaaattttgacccgaacaaaaagtcaacttttagggccactagaAGTACCGAAACAACAGTAAAAGTACCGAAAGTAAAGGTTGTTTACCACCCAAATGGCTAGTAAACCGATAAGTTCAGGTTCAGGTCGTTACATTATAAATAAGGCATTGACATATATCTCATATATaatacttcatttcttcattaaaTTTCATGCAAAGGGAGAAATGGGGAGATTTTTCATAGGTTTTGTTTAGAAGGGATATTTTACACTACTAGAAAATGATCCATAGAACACCGATTTGGCCACTATTTGGAAAGAGTGGTTTTTGAGAATAGTTTGTCACCATTAATCGGATCAGTGAGTTGTTATGAGGCTTGGCACCGAATGTGGGTGGCCCAATACTGAAGCTGTAGGTTTAGTTTCcaatatttacaatttttgGCCCTTTGGGACATCTCTTGTCAGCAATACCATCCCTCTCACATGGCTATAAGGTATGGCAGCAAGTTTCTACTATAAGGCTGGAGCCAGATCGACTTCACTTCATCAAAATATGACTGTTGCAAAGCATCAGATAACTTCTACTTCAACAATTTTCAAGGAACCAAATTTAATTCATAGTatatacataaaccctaacttTCTCTTCTAGTGGATTGAAGAACCGGTTCCCTTGGCTGCATTTTAGTGTTCGCAGGCAAGAGgtttgttcttcatttttctaattttgtttttgtttattttttattttgatatagAACCCAAAAAAGTAGCAGAGAGACTATGCATATAGGCCTATAGCAAGCTTAGAGAACCATTTTGATTACAAAAGTTTGTGTAAACTTGGAGTTTTACTTGTTGGCGGATCCATAGTTTGAatatcaatttttcttttttaggtgGATGTGTCTGTTTTTGTCAATAATTCAGctggttccttttttttttgcgtGCATCTTAGAACGGGAGTTCAATTATATCAAAATACTAGTTGTGTTGGGGGACGAGGGGATTATGTAAAACTAAAGATTAACGAAttagttcttttttatttcttaatgTTTGGAAATTGTAAGTATGAATTCTAGAATAGCTCATTCCGTTAAGCCTTTGGTTCTTGTCTGGTTTTAAAATTTCAAGCTGTGATAAAGTAGTTTGGTGGAACTGGTAATGAAAGCTTAGATGTAATGGTGATAGATGAGGTTGAGACGTAGAGATATCAACAGCTTGAGAAACAGTATAGGTCAACTTGTGCAGGAAATGCATACCTGAACTTTGTTTACATCGTAGAATTTTGACTTCAAACTATGGCTGAAAAATTTGTAGTACTCAATGTGATGATAGTTAGTGTATTGATCTCACATTTTGGGAAAGAACAGAGTTTGATTTTATAGGTGCCATGACAATAAATCCTGCTAATTTGTTTTGCTCTCTTAGATCACAAGTCTGGCAACATCTTGTCGTGCTAATCTAAGATGTCTGATTTTTGTTTGAGGTATTATTATTTCTCTTTAGTTCCATACTTATTCTATCTGTCAAACTCGATCATTTTTCATAATTCTTATGCTCAAGATTTTCAGAAAGATTGTAAACGCAGCTGAAGCATTGACAGCGATAGGATATAAGCATATTGAAGCAGGTAGAAATTTATTAGATTTAGAGACATTATGTGATATAATGGGAAGTGTGTGAAGTTAATACTTAGTATTCTATGAAATTGGCTTATCTGACTAAAGTTTGCGAATAGAAAAGATGTCAGGccttcactactacaaaaattgaatcagatgaCGTCTCTCACACGACGCATCATACTTTTCCGtcatctgattgatttttattttttcagacgTCGTTTTTACAAAATCTATCGTCTGATATGGACTTATGAATTCGTTCAGAAGGTGTTTAAGGACAAAATTGTTGTGTGACGCTTAAAAAAATGCGCGGCATGTTTCTCACAATGTAAGTTGTGCCAAACCCCAGATTCCCCACAACATGTATTAATCATacgacaaaaaataataaaactatAGTCTGATCAATATGTTTGGCTGAAGGAGGAagatttcccaccaccatttttctctaaCTCCCCAAagagggaagtcaaattgataggagacaaaTCTCAAATTTAAAGTAGCTACATTAAGACtacatttttataaaattctaTTGTGTGAGTCCTTGTCCAAATTGATATAAATCGGGCTTAAAACCCTAACAcctgagcaaaaaaaaaaaaaaagaaagctcccactctctctctctctctcttagagTTGGCATTTATACCCATTGGGTAATACCCAGTCAATGATAGTTCGTGGGTAATACTCAATGGATAACACCCATCACATTATTCACGGGTATGGGTATTTACCCAACCCATATCCACCCATTTACCCGTTTTCAATATgggcaggttttttttttttttttgtatatatttttttaaatactcACTATTTAAGCGTCCCCATTCCCCATCTAGGGATAGTTTCAAATGGGGGATTCCCCGCCCCTGCCCCTGCATTagtcattttctctatatgattttttttatttttcgatttttcgattttctatcttttcagttttttttcctttccttttttgacaaaaaaataatttttttgttctttttattttcatcattgttttggtcgattgagtatttcaaatacttgagacagtatttaagaaagaaattattGGTTCAGTCACAAGGAAGCAAtacgtttaaaacaaatatttatttccgtaaaacaattttcacaacttggcgattaaatgtaaaataataaaattcggttcgtaaatcaaccatcctcacggatcaccttttgaatcgtcttttcacaattatacgatgatccaacggtcaaatcCTCACGAATAGCCCTTAAGattatcctctcaaaattatacgaagatccaacggttggagcGTCCtggatcgcctttagaatcatcctcacaaaattatatgatgatctaattgtcggatcctcacggatcgcccttaggatcatcctctcaaaattatacgaagatccaacggtcgaatcctcatggatcgccttttgaatcatcttttcataattatacgatgatccaacggtcggatcttcacggATCTCCCttaagatcatcctctcaaaattatacgatgatccaactgtcggatcctcaaggatcgcACTTAGGATCATTCTCTCAAAACTATACGATGATCTAactgtcagatcctcacggatcacacTTAGGATCattctctcaaaattatacgatgatccaacggtcagatcctcacgaatGACACTTAGGattatcctctcaaaattatacgaagattcaacggtcggatcctcatggatcgtctttcaattatacgatgatccaatggtcggatcctcatccgagaccacatAAAGTCATCGGAACACTTCtatgatcaatatatcaaatctACAAGTCGATTGAACGGCatgatcctcacggatcaaaaccCATTTACGCCAATATATCAAAACTAAATTTCGTAACAATTGAGACTTTATTAAATTTAAGCCAAACAAGAATTAATACCAAAAATCTCGGTCATTACATTTTGGGTCTCAGAGTTTTGGCTGCACAACACCTCCAGTCATGGCGGCTCGTCTCGTTGAAAACTTGAAGGTCTATTCTGGGTGGGAAGGGGTATTTCTCTGTataggttttctgtttttttttttttttttttttttttagaataagaaaattataaaaatgccccatatgttggttgaaaaataatagttctcaactaaaaaaaaaaacaaagaaacgaGGAACCCGCATGGGTAATTGGAAACCCGGCCCCCCGCCCCCGTTTGCCCATTCCTAGGTGGAACTGGATTTGGGTATTTGGGTGTGGTTTACAATTTTATATGGGTATTTGGGTAAAACTTGGGTACCCACGGGTATACCCATACCCAACCCATTTTTATACAGATATATTTTGTAACCCATACCCTTATACTAATACCCATACCCATTAACAGATACCCAAAATGAAAAATTACCCGCATCTACCTGTACCCGTGGGTTTTAATAcctacactctctctctctctgagtacCAAAACCAAAGCCCAAAGCTCCTCCCTCTTAGTACATAATAAGAGAGAAATTATAGAAAATGTTGCTATTTTAGTGTCGAGGAATAATAGGAAATGTTGCTGTTTTAGTGTCGTATGTGAGCAATGAAGTGCGGAGATTACATTAAGGAGCATGAATAGTGTTTGTAATTCATCATTAGTGGACATTGTTTTTCAAGTTAaagaaaaatcatgaaattGTAAATTAGATCGAGCCATGAATTTTGTGAGTATTTCCAAATATTCATTATCTGGTTTCATTAACTTAATCTACGTACAATGAACCACGTATCACATCCTGTGATTGGTGTGCTTCCTTGAATTTTCTCCCTTGTGATTATTTAAGATTTATATGTACATACCTTTTCGGATTTTTAATATTATGACCGAAAACAACGAACGAAATTCAAATGATTGAGTCAATTGACATCTATACATGCATGTTATGAGAGAAAAAGGACATGTGATGGAGCATTTAAATTGAATAatctttcaagtttcaattaTCTTATTGATTATTTAACATTTAGTATGTGTGTTATGTATCCATAAATTATCTTCAAGAGAAATAGAAGGGACATTATCCGAAAGCAAAAGAACAATAACATTGAAATCATTTATTTTTGATTCTCTACAAATCATGTCTCACATCCTTTTAATCTTTACTCTTTACTTTTTCATACCTTAGCTTGGCTTAGTTTTGACCAAGAAAAGCATGAAAACTTGAACAAGTTTAAACTAAAGAGGCACTCCTCTTTGTACCACCAAATTGGCATCTTTGACAATATGTTGTGATTTCTGCTGCCCATATATCCCCA contains these protein-coding regions:
- the LOC112179523 gene encoding (-)-isopiperitenol/(-)-carveol dehydrogenase, mitochondrial, whose translation is MTHPKPVKLQKLHGKVAIVTGAASGIGAVTARHFADHGALAVVIADVQDAKGREVAASIGSHRCTFVHCDVTDEDQVKSLVEFTVNHYGSLDVMYSNAGIASASAQTVLELDLSGYDRVMAVNSRGMAACVKHAARVMVEKGVKGSIVCTASLLADCGSESLTDYTMSKHAVLGLVRSASVQLAPLGVRVNCVSPGFVGTPMVAEAFKIGAEELKEMMAAVYIGSDGPLMEKHVADAVVFLASEDSAFVNGHNLVVDGGVGLKSLSLLKP